One window of the Anguilla rostrata isolate EN2019 chromosome 13, ASM1855537v3, whole genome shotgun sequence genome contains the following:
- the lactbl1b gene encoding putative beta-lactamase-like 1, with translation MKVSWAQLGLVFFLLLSLIMTGCFLWQYHLPKLELDESMGGRGHAESMCPRFPEPVPLQHPVPSVKEALEKVDLLLRRSIHSKSLPTLSAIVVYNDTVLWTGNFGKRNGSDPSSSPPNEYTIYRIASLSKIFPTLMLYKLWEEGKVGSLDDPLEKYVENFTIKNPLGRSHQSELKYVTDGLIFLDSGEAQIRSSSVTLRRMASQLSGLPRRLRATNLLWKGKTQAAIGLLQDDVLVADPGTKCHYSNLAFSLLAHVLGEKVLGLDYQRWISDNILDRLGMEDSGFDITPGIQSQMAVGVYASGKPAPLYDLGWYRPSGQMFSTAADLAKLAMVLLGAYHRKLLEPDTVKTMLTPLFRCEKDYFANRTGTPWEVNEQLGYEVLRKDGDLDGYSASFSLVPRMKLGLVVLMAGTRPRGRDIVAKAYSHIIPAMERAFRDARRILVPPPNPAPYVGFYTYGNITFYEIKAGLDGALVMQQFGPQIEDLIPERYRTIKLNFLEDRVFRVVFEKEYPCVLRVGTASVSLEAQDGQLFNFYVLDKKGVSPGFDAPGLNTYNVVRIATKPDFSN, from the exons ATGAAGGTCAGCTGGGCCCAGCTAGGTCTGGTTTTCTTCCTCCTGCTGTCCCTCATCATGACAGGATGTTTCCTGTGGCAGTACCACCTTCCAAAGCTAGAACTGG ATGAAAGTATGGGCGGTAGAGGCCACGCAGAGAGCATGTGTCCTCGCTTTCCTGAGCCCGTCCCCCTGCAGCACCCCGTCCCAAGTGTCAAGGAGGCACTAGAGAAG GTAGACTTACTCCTGCGACGCAGCATTCACTCCAAAAGTCTCCCAACCTTGTCGGCCATTGTTGTTTACAATGATACAGTGCTGTGGACAGGGAACTTTGGGAAAAGAAATGGAAGTGACCCCAGCTCTTCCCCGCCCAACGAGTACACCATCTACAG GATAGCCAGTCTTTCGAAGATCTTCCCCACACTGATGCTGTATAAGctgtgggaggaggggaaggtggGGTCCTTAGATGATCCGCTGGAGAAGTACGTGGAGAACTTCACCATCAAGAACCCCCTGGGCAGGTCGCACCAATCAGAGCTGAAGTACGTGACGGACGGGCTGATCTTCCTGGACAGCGGCGAGGCCCAGATCCGCTCCTCATCCGTCACCTTGCGCAGGATGGCGAGCCAGCTCTCCG GATTGCCCAGAAGGCTTAGGGCCACTAACCTTCTATGGAAGGGAAAAACCCAGGCAGCCATCGGTCTTCTGCAGGATGATGTACTTGTGGCAGATCCAGGCACCAA GTGCCACTACAGTAACCTGGCCTTCTCCCTCCTGGCTCATGTCCTGGGTGAGAAGGTTCTGGGCCTGGACTACCAGCGCTGGATTTCTGACAACATCCTGGACAGGCTGGGGATGGAGGACTCTGGCTTCGACATCACCCCCGGGATACAGAGCCAGATGGCGGTGGGCGTCTATGCCAGTGGGAAGCCGGCGCCGCTCTACGACCTGGGCTGGTACCGGCCCTCTGGACAGATGTTCTCTACGGCCGCCGATCTGGCCAAGTTGGCCATGGTGCTGCTGGGCGCCTACCACCGCAAGCTCCTGGAGCCGGACACCGTCAAGACCATGCTGACGCCCCTCTTCCGCTGCGAGAAGGACTACTTTGCCAACCGCACGGGCACCCCCTGGGAGGTCAACGAGCAGCTGGGGTACGAGGTGCTGCGCAAGGACGGCGACCTGGACGGCTACTCAGCCTCCTTCTCCCTGGTGCCCCGCATGAAGCTGGGCCTGGTGGTGCTAATGGCCGGCACCAGGCCGCGGGGCAGGGACATCGTGGCCAAGGCCTACAGCCACATCATCCCCGCCATGGAGAGGGCCTTCCGGGATGCTCGGCGCATCCTCGTCCCTCCGCCCAACCCCGCCCCCTATGTGGGCTTCTATACCTATGGCAACATCACCTTCTACGAGATCAAAGCTGGGCTGGACGGAGCCCTGGTCATGCAGCAGTTTGGGCCCCAGATCGAGGATCTCATCCCCGAGAGATACAGAACCATAAAGCTGAACTTCTTGGAGGATCGGGTCTTCAGAGTGGTTTTTGAGAAGGAGTACCCATGTGTCTTAAGGGTCGGTACTGCCTCTGTGTCCCTGGAAGCCCAGGATGGGCAGCTCTTTAACTTTTATGTTTTGGACAAGAAGGGCGTGTCACCTGGCTTCGATGCACCAGGGCTGAACACATATAACGTGGTGCGGATCGCCACCAAGCCCGACTTCTCAAACTAA
- the nmur3 gene encoding neuromedin-U receptor 2: MEYNSLEDIWQNCSKLGRVYCNLTRNVSGDYLHSMIDDILLNILGPKRSSFCLPVSIAYLLIFITGVTGNLLTCAVICKHRKMRTPTNLYLFSLAMSDLLVLLLGMPLEIYDLWQNYPFPFGEGGCYFKTFLFETVCFASVLNVMALSVERYVAVVHPLKTRYIITNKHAHRVISAVWVGSLACAVPNTSLHGIYYLYLPERVAESATCILLKPRWIYNLVVLVTTVLFYLIPMTVICVLYMVICCRLGHERRQPQGTLGKNCSSDTSWKIQLESRRRRQVTKMLSVVVLVFAICWAPFHVDRLLWSFVTQWTDFMHGVFQYVHILSGILFYLSSAINPIIYNLLSTRFREHFRELICMRSQANTLRGISSVPVSKVLKSSSDLMTCTQAGDSRQVPAFITSTGCWKPEDQTTNV; encoded by the exons ATGGAATACAACAGTTTAGAGGACATCTGGCAGAACTGCTCAAAGCTCGGCCGTGTTTACTGCAACCTTACGAGAAACGTCAGCGGGGACTACCTGCACTCGATGATCGACGATATCCTCCTGAACATCTTGGGGCCCAAGAGGTCGTCCTTCTGCCTTCCGGTCTCCATCGCCTACCTTCTCATTTTCATCACAGGGGTCACCGGCAACCTCCTCACCTGCGCAGTCATCTGCAAGCACAGGAAGATGAGGACCCCCACCAACCTGTACCTCTTCAGCCTGGCTATGTCCGACCTGCTGGTGCTCCTGCTGGGAATGCCGCTGGAGATTTACGACCTGTGGCAGAACTACCCCTTCCCCTTCGGCGAGGGCGGGTGCTACTTCAAGACCTTCCTCTTCGAGACGGTCTGCTTCGCCTCCGTGCTCAACGTGATGGCGCTGAGCGTGGAGAGATACGTGGCCGTGGTGCACCCGCTCAAGACCCGCTACATCATCACCAACAAGCACGCCCACCGAGTCATCAGCGCGGTGTGGGTGGGTTCCCTGGCATGCGCCGTGCCCAACACCTCCCTCCACGGTATCTACTACCTGTACCTGCCGGAGAGGGTTGCCGAGTCGGCCACCTGCATCCTGCTCAAGCCACGCTGGATCTACAACCTGGTCGTCCTGGTCACCACGGTGCTCTTCTACCTGATCCCCATGACGGTCATCTGCGTTCTGTACATGGTCATTTGTTGCCGGCTGGGCCACGAGAGGAGGCAGCCACAGGGGACCCTGGGAAAGAACTGCAGCTCTGACACCAGCTGGAAGATCCAActggagagcaggaggaggaggcaggtcaCCAAGATGCTCT CTGTTGTCGTGTTGGTATTTGCAATCTGTTGGGCCCCCTTCCACGTGGACCGTTTGCTGTGGAGCTTTGTGACACAGTGGACGGATTTCATGCACGGGGTCTTCCAGTACGTGCACATTCTCTCCGGTATCCTCTTCTACCTCAGCTCGGCCATTAACCCCATCATCTACAACCTGCTGTCCACCCGGTTTCGAGAGCACTTCCGCGAACTGATCTGCATGCGCTCTCAAGCTAACACCCTCCGCGGGATCAGCTCTGTGCCTGTCTCCAAGGTCCTCAAGAGCTCCTCGGACCTCATGACCTGCACTCAGGCTGGGGACTCAAGGCAGGTGCCAGCCTTCATCACCTCCACCGGCTGCTGGAAACCTGAAGATCAAACCACCAACGTCTAa